Genomic DNA from Hordeum vulgare subsp. vulgare chromosome 2H, MorexV3_pseudomolecules_assembly, whole genome shotgun sequence:
ACCAGGGCCAACCATGCGCCGCTGCATCCGATGAGGACACGAGGAAGAGACGACATCTTCCTCCCCAACCCTCGCTACATGAGTACGTCGGAGAGAGCAGCGCGAAGCGGGCTGCTGGCTGGACTGGAGGAACCTAGCGGGGTTGACGCTGACAACTACGATGATGAACTCATGGACGAGCTGCACCTGGCACTTGGGGAAGAACCTGGCTCCTTCCAAGAAGCAGAAACTGAGGCATGCTGGCGACAGGCGATGTTGGAGGAGATGAAATCCATCGAGGCGAACCATACTTGGGATCTCGTCGATCCACCTGTTGGGCATCGTCCTATCGGCCTCAAGTGGGTGTTTAAGGTCAAGAAGGACGCCAATGGAGAAGTTGTGAAGCACAAAGCAAGGCTGGTGGCGAAGGGATACGTACAGAAGCATGACGTGgattatgatgaggtgtttgcgccTGGGGCTAGGCTCGAGTCTGTCCGCCTCCTGCTCGCTCTGGCCGCTCGAGCCGGATGGACGGTGCACCACATGGACGTGAAATCGgccttcctcaacggcgatctggaGGAAGAGGTTTACGTTGCTCAGCCACCAGACTTCACTGTCGCCGGCAAGGACACCAAGGTGCTCAAGCTCAGGATAGCACTGTATGGGCTGAAACAAGCCCCTCGCGCCTGGAACGCCAAGCTAGACTCAAGCCTGGCCTCACTAGGGTTCGCAAGGTGCCCCTCGGAGCACGCTGTCTATGCCAGAGGGACTGCGAGCTCTCGTCTGGTGGTCGGCGTCTACGTCGACGATCTAATCATCACGGGAACCGACGAAGAAGAGATCGCGGGATTCAAGAAGGAGATGCAGACACTCTTCGACATGAGTGACCTGGGACGGCTCCACTACTACCTCGGGATCGAGGTGAGGCAGCACGGCGGCAGCATCGATCTCGGCCAGGCTGCGTACGCTGCCAAGATCCTCCACAAGGCAGATATGACGGGGTGCAATCCTTGTCACATGCCCATGGAGCCGAGGTTCAAGCTCAGCAAGGTGAGCACGGCGAGGCCAGTGGATGCTACAGAATACCGGAGCATCGTAGGCATGCTTCGCTACCTCGTCCACACCAGGCCGGACCTAGCATTCTCCGTCGGGTATGTGTCACGGTTTATGCAGGAGCCGACGACAGAGCACATGACGGCGGTGAAGCACATCATGTGCTATGTTGCTGGAACCTTGCATTGGGGAGTGCACTACACCCGCGGTGACCACGAGCTCCACTGATCGGCTACAGCGATAGTGATCTGGGGGGCGACGTGGACAGTCGTAGGAGCACCATCGgagttgtgttcttcctgggaagCAATCCGGTAAGCTGGCAGTCACAGAAGCAGAGAGTAGTGGCTCTCTCTTTGTGTGAATCAGAATACATGGCGGCCACCACTGCCGCCTGTCAGGGAATTTGGCTGGCTCAGTTGCTCGGAGAGATCAAGGACGAAGAACAGAAGGCCGCCGTGCTCAACGTCGACAACAAATCGGCTATCTCACTAAGTAAGAACCCTGTCTTCCATGATCGCAACAAGCATATAGAAATCATGTATCACTTTATTCGGGAGTGCGTGGAGGATGGGAAGATTCAGATCGAGTTCGTTCGATCCGAAGAGCAACTTGCTGATGTGCTGACCAAGGCATTGGGACGAGTTAAACTTCAGGAGCAGCGAGCAAAGATCGGGATGGTAAAGCTCAACGAAGCACACAGGGTTTAGGGAGTGATTGTGGACTTAAACCCCATGTGTTCGTTTCTTCAGACTGTCAGTAAGTTAGACGTTTTTTCCTTCCGTTTTAGCTGCAAATAACAGCTAGTTAGCTGAGTAgataggttagttaggctagctTGTTTTTCTCCCGTAGAAGGGGTCTACCGCCCGCATCAACTGGATCGTGGGATGGCGCGATCGTGGTGGTTGTGGCGGGCGTTTTGCTCGGGCCGTTGGTGGCTCCAGGTCATTTGTAACTGAATAAGAGTAGAAGGAATATACAGAAAAGGATGCATGTTGTCCGCATCGCAAAAACCTCTCGAGCTTCTGTGATCGTGTGTGTGTGATCCTGATCGGTGGTGAGAgtgcgagcgagagagagagtgagTTGATCAGATCGGTGCTTACAGAAAATACGAGATGAGCGATCGTTCCTCGACTGCAGTAGCATTATACACCACGTGCACGCAAGGCATCATCCTTTATACAGAAAAAAGGAATGGGCATCAAATGCAAACATACAGTACCAGATGCTGCTCCCCTCCCCTCTAACCCGTTGTTCGTTAGCGAAACCCTTGAGAAAGCCTGCTAGATCCGTTGGGCACGTGACCAGCACGGAGGCCGTGGTAGATTTCATCATGTCAAGCCTCGGCAGCCCAGCCTGGGCTGCATAATGAGCAAGCAAGAAAAACATCCTTAACTAGCCAGCTCCAGGGCCAATCAGAGCACGTACATGCTCCTAATACCGTTGTCCGGAGTTTGTTTTCTAATCCGATCCACATTCCACAGCGAGGCCTGCATGTGGCTATCAAGGCCAAAAGCTGCTGAAACTCAACCAAACCAGCCGCTCTCCATTAATCTCGCTGTCTTTCCCTGCATTATTGGACTAGTTTATGCATCACAGCTGGGGTTCGCAGGGGCATATAGATCCAGCGGTTTTCATCCGCAGCAATGATCACGTTAGTTTTTTTTCTGTTATTTCAGATAGAACGACAGTGTTTCTTAGGGTTTCTCTGCAACCTTGCTGCTGATCCTGACTGCTCAACACTAACCCAGTTCTCTTCCTTGCTGCATAATGAACTCCCAACATACTAATCTACGTCTCGTCAGATAGCTACGTACATATGTGGCCACCAGTAGTCTGTCAGTCACCCCGAGTACTGCTGCGCAAGCAAAAGAAGTCGCATGAGTGATGGAAAACTACCCAAAATAAATAAAGACGGGACTTTTATGCAGTACTGAAAAGTGACATGCCAGTAACCCACAAGCTAGAATTTCGTTGCTGCGTTAGTTGGCCAGGCACGTACTCTAATTCAAAGTTCGCAACAACAACGCCTTTTATTTATGATCAAGTTACGGCCAGCCAGTTTCTTCCGAGACAAGCAGGCAGCCAATTAAGATGTCACACAGCTAATCTTCTCTGCGCCGTATTTGCCAATCCTTATTGCCGTCATCAGGTTTGTTAACATGTCACACGCGACACCTAATCTGCATCATTTTCATGCGTGATTTTCATGTTGGTGACTAGCTCGCCGATCACACACACTAGTTTTTAAAAGTGAAAAATCGTCACGTAAAGCTTCTCGTCATCATGCGCACCACACGGCTGATGGTTGTTTCCTGTCGCTAGCTAGCTTGCTCTCCTTTCTCGTGCTTGAAAACAGAAATATGTTATGGGAGCAAAGCAGGGAAATCTTCTCTCCAGAAAAAAAATGTGATTAAAATCTCGAAAGGGACCCCTCATAAAAAAAATCTCGAAAGGGAAAAGCGGCAGCATCTTCACTGATGTTGTGCTAATACAAAACTGAGTTAAAGTGAGAAGGAGGAGATTTATCGAATCTTTCAAAAAATCATATTACTTGTATGTGTGTTCTTGTAGTATATGGAAAAGTTATGCTGGCCACACCTTTACACAACGTACAAACGAGATGGAGTGGACAATAGATGTAGATCACACACCTTGCTGCTAACATACAACATATATGGTTAAACAACGGaacaaaaagggaagaaaggagttGGAGACACACAACTGCCGTGGAGTGGAGAAAGGAATCGGGCTTTGAGTGGCGAGAACACTTTCTCACCGGTGGCTTTCATTTCGGAATGCTAGCTTATTGGTGAAGCTGATATACAACTGGCATTTTCTTCATGTTAGTTGTAATCAAGTTTGAGTTTAAGTTGCAACTGAAGCGACCAAAACGTACAATAAATTAGTTCTTCGCAAGCATTCAGCAAACATTCTGCGCACGTAATTTTTTTGAACCATATCATAAAATACACAAGAACCAAGTTGTCGAATATTTATCATAATAATATACTTACgtacttgcaagaactcatgtatgccatgcctcctaatattttgcaggatatAATGATCAAAACGGCTTTCAGATGGTAGAATAAGAACTGCAGATTTTTCAAAATGGCACCAGATCGATTTGAAACCCACTTGGGTCTGTTCACATGCACGTTGACGTTCATGGTTGGAGCTGCAGTACGTCTGCACATATACATACCATTCAATCGTTGATGGCCAGGGGACCTCCACCAGCTATGTATTGTAAACAAAGTGCCTCCAAAACCAGATAAGCCTGATATAAAATCACCCGTTCATTGGACCTAATACACGCCAGAATTAGACAACTGAACTACCACTGCCATTGCCATACCACTGGTGCTACAATATACTAGTATATGTGCCATGACATCACAAAAATTTCTACCTAATCAAAAGGCTTAAACTAATCTGAGTACTCACACTGCGGAGACATTCGTTCTTCTACCTGCCCTAACTTACTGTAATCACTATTCACAAATCACAATCAACAGCACCAGCCATGAGCCAGGCAGGCTAGAACATGATCCTGCGGTCCAATCTGGATCCGACGGCCGAGATCAACGCGGTGGTCTTCTCCTGGAGCACGTGCACCACGTCCGCCATGGACGGCCTGAGCCCGGGGGCTTCGCTGACGCACCGCATCGCGAGCTCCGCCACGACGGTCGCCTCGTCGGCGCTGTATTGGCTGCCGAGCCTCCGGTCCACCACGTCGGCCACGTTCCCGTCGCTGACGATGGGGCACACGACCGCGGTAAGGCGGCGTCCGGTGTCGCGGCACACGGCCTCCCTCCCGGTCACCAGCTCGAGCAGCAGCACGCCGAAGCTGTACACGTCGCTCTCCTTGTTGGCCACGCCGGTGCGGAGGAGCTGGGGGTCGACGTAGCCCGGGGAGCCCATGATTGCGCGCCCAGACGACCTGCCCCGGCCGGCCGTGATCGAGACGCCGGAGTGCGCGAAGCCGAAGTCGCAGAGCTTGGCGTCCATGTTACCGTCGAGGAGGACGTTCGACGCCTTGATGTCCCCATGGATGACGGCCGGGCTGCGGCCCTCGTGGAGGTACTCCAGCGCCGTGGCGGCCTGAAACGCAATGGCCACGCGGCGCGACCACGGGAGCGGCGGCGCGTCGCCATGGAGCGTCTGGTGGAGGTCGCCGTTGGGCGCGTACTCGAAGACGAGCACGCCCTCGTCCCGGTCGTCGCAGTAGCCGAGGAGGCGGACGATGTGCGGGTGGCGGAGGGAGAGCAGGACGTGGAGCTCCTGGCGGAAGGCGCGGTGGAGGCGCTCGCTGCTGCAGTGCACCTTGACGGCGGCGAGGCGGGAGGAGGAGAGCGAGGCGAGGTAGACGGTGCTGAAGCCGCCGTGGCCGATCACGCGGGACGAGAAGGCCCccgtggcggactccacctccgcCCAGGCCATCCGCCTGGCGGCGCCGTcggcctcctcctgctcctcccatGCCGCCGGCTCCGCCGCGACCCGCGAGCTGGCCGCGCCCGCCTCGCCGCGCTTCCGGACGTCCGCGCCCCGCCGGCTGACGCACGCAAACAGGCCGCACCCTTGAAACATTGTGCAGATCGATCGGCTCTTCTTTCTCCGAGTGAGGCCTGGGCGTGGAGTGGGAGTGGGGGGGAGAATTGGTTCTCTCGTCTCGTCTGCTGCGCTCGGGTTTTGTTGCTGGTTCTTGttggcgctgctgctgctgctgccttcCTGGATAAGCTGCTGGCGCTGGGGCAGGTTGGACAGCGGGCGGGAGCGGATGAAAGAAAGAAGGGAAAGAATGGATGGGTAGTACCGGCTGCTCCCGCTGGCTCACTGGCGCCTTGTATGCTACGGGTCAAATGCATACCTGCGTATATATATGTGGCGGGTTCGGTTTGCGTGTGGCTCGTGGCCgctttcttcctttgcatctTTGTGTTCTTCTCGCGTGAGTGGGCCACACCGCAAGCAAATCATTGCGCTGCGTGACAAGGGACGAGGGACGGGAGAGGcgattctctctctctcggagTGGGGGACGTAGTACgtcatcaacatctccatctccctctctctctctctaactttgctttcttttatttatatatattttttgttttccctACCACAGTGGGTCGTCCAACGTGTTCTTGACCCTGTTTGCTTGAGGGTTGGAAATGGTTATTTATTGACGATACCTCTAAGTGGGAATGTTCAGGGACGCGGCTAGCTATAGCTTGGGTCCTACGTTGTTTGATATTCAAGCTTTTTCGACCGGGAGGGGGATTTTAAACATGTCTTCTACTTGCACCGGTGGAACTCTGCTTTAAGCCCACTGCTCGCGGAGTCAC
This window encodes:
- the LOC123430595 gene encoding salt tolerance receptor-like cytoplasmic kinase 1; amino-acid sequence: MFQGCGLFACVSRRGADVRKRGEAGAASSRVAAEPAAWEEQEEADGAARRMAWAEVESATGAFSSRVIGHGGFSTVYLASLSSSRLAAVKVHCSSERLHRAFRQELHVLLSLRHPHIVRLLGYCDDRDEGVLVFEYAPNGDLHQTLHGDAPPLPWSRRVAIAFQAATALEYLHEGRSPAVIHGDIKASNVLLDGNMDAKLCDFGFAHSGVSITAGRGRSSGRAIMGSPGYVDPQLLRTGVANKESDVYSFGVLLLELVTGREAVCRDTGRRLTAVVCPIVSDGNVADVVDRRLGSQYSADEATVVAELAMRCVSEAPGLRPSMADVVHVLQEKTTALISAVGSRLDRRIMF